A single window of Gossypium arboreum isolate Shixiya-1 chromosome 13, ASM2569848v2, whole genome shotgun sequence DNA harbors:
- the LOC128286798 gene encoding uncharacterized protein LOC128286798, whose amino-acid sequence MGRGQRAPGRGVGLTEARRPTLVYAVHRREDRDAPDVITDIGSTHSYVASMVSETLGLSFESSSSDMAMVSTLGQSIGVSKLFRDVSLEVQETVFLVDLMELLFGEFDLILGMDWLVKHRVSLDCATKRVVLRTEGDNEVVVIGER is encoded by the exons ATGGGCCGAGGACagagagcaccaggcagaggtgttGGGCTAACTGAGGCGAGGCGGCCTACTTTGGTTTATGCTGTACATCGCCGTGAGGACAGAGATGCTCCGGACGTTATCACGG acataggttctacacactcTTACGTAGCTAGTATGGTGTCTGAGACCTTGGGGTTGTCGTTTGAAAGCAGTTCTAGTGATATGGCAATGGTGAGTACGTTGGGGCAGTCTATTGGAGTTAGTAAACTGTTTAGAGACGTTTCGTTAGAGGTCCAAGAGACTGTATTTCTAGTTGATCTGATGGAGCTTCTATTTGGGGAGTTCGACTTAATTTTAggcatggactggctggttaaacatCGAGTGAGTCTGGACTGTGCTACGAAAAGGGTTGTTCTCAGGACCGAGGGGGATAATGAGGTGGTCGTGATTGGGGAACGCTGA